From Pedobacter indicus, a single genomic window includes:
- the gpmI gene encoding 2,3-bisphosphoglycerate-independent phosphoglycerate mutase, whose amino-acid sequence MLMILDGWGYGKHDTSNAVEAAQTPFFNSLIEKYPNSKLQASGEFVGLPDGQMGNSEVGHMNLGAGRIVYQELGRINKAIIDDELKSNDTLVEAFNYAKANHKKTHFIGLLSDGGVHSHINHLIGLVKAATEAGLQDVFIHAFLDGRDTDPNSGKGHLETLQTNLSSLGTGEIASAIGRYYAMDRDNRWERVQQAYDLLVHGKGATTTDIIAAVEKSYQNGVTDEFVKPIVKVNQAGQPVTKIEDGDVVICYNFRTDRAREITTALTQKPLPEYGMHPLTLHYVTMTTYDETFANINVVFKKDDITQTLGEILEQNGKTQVRIAETEKYPHVTFFFSGGREKEFINERRLLIPSPKVATYDLQPEMSAQGIADTICSDIESNQPDFICLNFANPDMVGHTGVFEAVVKAVEKVDQCAQQTVECGLRNGYSFIILADHGNAEFMINGDGSVNTAHTTNLVPCILIDKDHHSIKDGKLGDVAPTILKLLGAPVPEAMTGTPLV is encoded by the coding sequence ATGCTTATGATCCTCGACGGTTGGGGTTATGGTAAGCATGATACAAGCAATGCTGTAGAGGCAGCACAAACACCTTTTTTTAATAGCCTAATAGAAAAATACCCCAATTCAAAATTACAGGCATCAGGCGAATTTGTCGGTTTACCCGACGGACAGATGGGAAATTCTGAAGTTGGACATATGAATTTGGGAGCTGGTCGAATTGTATATCAAGAACTTGGCCGGATCAACAAGGCGATCATTGATGACGAACTAAAAAGCAATGACACTCTTGTAGAAGCATTTAATTATGCCAAAGCCAACCATAAAAAAACACATTTCATTGGTCTTTTGTCAGACGGTGGTGTACATTCACACATTAACCATCTGATAGGTTTAGTAAAAGCCGCGACCGAAGCAGGCTTACAAGACGTATTTATTCATGCTTTCTTGGATGGTCGCGATACGGATCCCAATTCTGGAAAAGGCCACCTGGAAACACTGCAAACAAACTTATCCTCTCTTGGTACAGGTGAGATCGCCAGTGCAATCGGTCGATACTATGCTATGGACAGAGATAACCGCTGGGAGCGCGTTCAGCAGGCCTATGATCTTCTTGTTCACGGTAAAGGGGCAACGACCACCGACATCATAGCCGCGGTCGAAAAATCTTATCAGAACGGCGTTACAGATGAATTCGTAAAACCTATTGTCAAAGTGAACCAAGCAGGCCAACCAGTCACTAAGATTGAAGATGGTGATGTTGTTATTTGTTACAATTTCAGGACAGACCGTGCGAGAGAAATCACAACCGCCTTGACCCAAAAACCACTACCCGAATATGGTATGCATCCATTAACACTGCACTATGTTACGATGACTACATACGATGAGACATTTGCAAATATAAATGTAGTCTTCAAAAAAGATGACATTACGCAAACTCTCGGCGAAATATTGGAACAAAATGGTAAAACGCAAGTACGCATAGCAGAAACCGAAAAATATCCGCATGTCACTTTCTTCTTTTCTGGAGGACGGGAAAAGGAATTTATTAACGAAAGACGGCTCTTAATTCCATCACCAAAGGTTGCTACCTACGATTTACAACCTGAAATGAGCGCTCAGGGTATAGCAGACACTATCTGCTCCGACATCGAAAGTAATCAGCCAGACTTCATATGCCTTAACTTTGCTAATCCAGATATGGTTGGCCACACTGGTGTATTCGAAGCGGTTGTCAAAGCAGTGGAAAAGGTTGATCAATGTGCCCAACAGACCGTTGAGTGTGGATTGAGGAACGGCTATTCTTTCATCATTCTTGCAGATCATGGCAATGCAGAATTTATGATAAACGGAGATGGCTCGGTGAATACCGCACATACGACGAACCTTGTTCCCTGCATCCTGATAGATAAGGATCATCATTCGATTAAAGACGGCAAGCTCGGCGACGTTGCACCTACTATTTTGAAATTATTAGGCGCTCCCGTCCCAGAAGCGATGACCGGAACACCATTGGTATAA